One stretch of Pomacea canaliculata isolate SZHN2017 linkage group LG1, ASM307304v1, whole genome shotgun sequence DNA includes these proteins:
- the LOC112560575 gene encoding NADPH:adrenodoxin oxidoreductase, mitochondrial-like, which translates to MKISSKKLWSLSSWTKIHHFIQCRKIVSSRGPSVAIVGSGPAGFYTAQHLLKGHSSLTVDIYEKLPVPFGLVRFGVAPDHPEVKNCINTFTQTAHNERCCFLGNVEVGKDLTVSDLTQAYTAVVLCYGASNDRQLGIPGEMLPNVLSARSFVGWYNGLPENKDLTVNLSCETAVVLGHGNVALDVARILLTPIDILKKTDITEHSLEMLSKSKVKKVLLVGRRGPLQAAFTIKELREMITLPGCRTVIYPEDVQGLDVVVKDLPRPRRRLTELLYTTAVQPPEKHRVAWANATREWILQFLRSPIAIKASTDAQCIESVHFVVNRYYRSGQGRSEVSVLKKYVLSLDSKVGDVQEKQIAVATDHTEDVLRSIGYTGIPIDDFVPFDTKRGVIQNSGGRVIGCKGLYCSGWISQGPVFVILGAMNDGFATGKAVLEDIASGVLPSGSAGGREAVMKILSQKGVRPVSFSDWEKINQAEIQLGKKNDKPREKITSVEEMLHIAAS; encoded by the exons ATGAAAATCTCAAGCAAGAAGCTGTGGTCACTGTCCTCCTGGACCAAAATCCATCATTTCATTCAGTGCAGAAAAATAGTTTCTAGTAGAGGTCCATCTGTAGCCATTGTGGGCAGTGGACCTGCTGGATTCTACACAGCCCAACATCTGCTCAAG gGTCATTCCTCATTGACAGTGGACATCTATGAAAAGTTACCAGTCCCATTTGGACTTGTCCGTTTTGGTGTGGCTCCAGACCATCCAGAAGTTAAA AACTGTATAAACACATTCACTCAGACTGCTCACAATGAGAGATGCTGCTTTTTGGGCAATGTTGAAGTAGGAAAAGATCTCACAGTCTCAGACTTGACTCAAGCATACACCGCTGTAGTACTg TGTTATGGTGCGAGTAATGACCGGCAGCTTGGCATTCCAGGGGAG ATGCTGCCAAACGTATTGTCTGCACGATCATTTGTTGGCTGGTACAATGGGTTACCTGAGaataaagat CTCACTGTAAACCTCAGTTGTGAGACAGCTGTGGTTTTAGGGCATGGCAATGTAGCTCTAGATGTTGCAAGAATTCTTCTTACACCCATTGATATTCTAAAA AAAACAGACATCACTGAACACTCGCTGGAAATGTTGTCAAAGAGTAAAGTTAAAAAAGTATTGCTAGTAGGTAGAAGAGGTCCACTACAAGCAGCATTCACCATAAAAGAGCTGCGAGAAATGATAACCCTGCCTGGTTGTCGCACTGTTATTTATCCAGAAGATGTACAAGGACTTGACGTAGTTGTGAAAG ACCTTCCTCGTCCCAGACGCCGCCTGACAGAACTGTTGTACACTACTGCAGTACAGCCACCAGAAAAACACCGTGTGGCATGGGCCAATGCAACAAGAGAATGGATTCTTCAATTTTTGCGCAGCCCTATAGCGATTAAGGCCAGCACAGATGCACAGTGCATAGAGAGTGTCCATTTTGTTGTCAACAGATATTACAG ATCAGGACAAGGTCGTAGTGAAGTCtctgttctgaaaaaatatgttttaagttTGGACtcaaaggtg GGAGATGTACAAGAAAAACAGATTGCTGTTGCTACAGATCATACAGAAGAT GTCTTAAGAAGTATTGGATACACTGGGATACCAATAGATGATTTTGTTCCATTTGACACCAAACGAGGAGTCATCCAAAACAGTGGTGGCAGAGTGATTGGATGTAAAG GTCTGTACTGCAGTGGCTGGATCTCACAAGGCCCAGTATTTGTAATTCTTGGCGCCATGAATGATGGTTTTGCCACAGGTAAAGCAGTGCTGGAGGACATTGCTTCAGGTGTACTGCCATCAGGCTCAGCAGGAGGAAGAGAAGCAGTTATGAAAATATTAAGTCAGAAAG GTGTAAGGCCAGTAAGTTTTTCTGACTGGGAGAAAATCAACCAAGCAGAAATCCAACTGGGCAAGAAAAACGACAAACCTCGGGAAAAGATAACATCAGTAGAAGAGATGTTGCACATAGCTGCTTCCTAA